One segment of Clavelina lepadiformis chromosome 2, kaClaLepa1.1, whole genome shotgun sequence DNA contains the following:
- the LOC143445890 gene encoding uncharacterized protein LOC143445890, translating to MGKIKGGITKAKFRYWVKEPKKRKRPVYLFGKTFGPALKPNANSHIVTRGSVEGDLTATNPEIPSTSNVNSSCGELEENLNYKIRREKLSSDWRLVEERLFKLSITLYSPERRTCCVCFEEVANIIRCGDCGPNVYYCRQCWDNCHSFVWYHLPDIWMGNMFCKMVTPVRLLKRFDGHECQSSYTRHLTVVDYKGFENVVSVQFCYCESEPETLLRLNLWTCSPKKPKLAVSIDLLEYFRALCLEKHLSTEGFCHALENRFLRVPGYTAGVKSLSRVLLQEVVEAYRHHVYKLQHLHGLVSSDDIDTGTLCPACEGNPEGMRTYCLDANFGLVRRILSGSKSCDPHHKQSFFLNQNEVDSFVDTYDENKYGSASKNCNDFQAGSIIRSKSKSSKLAIKGVFGVCCKHEFPTMFFDLKHGERLAYAVLAIEKLLERNENKIRVFYDIACKLKGHLQVRKNFAILNKITFAVPVFHSYGHIFSCQKQFNPRFLDGFGLTDGETVERLWAYLRGFNKISKEMKPEHRTDLLTDGLIHYGRKIKKNLGCALMNKLKRASCKMELAKSELEAMAASYPGGTLTQHQLKAIALQPEPYSSAEMASFSWVEEYSLKLQEYYWLKEEVEDLTKEITSEILSGKVDQIAKLDSHLSKVEVENGILIRWDVKDDMMLKYLSSAVKKKRAEILENIYKLNIERKFLSTLIQKYPAGQTIVQRLVRSIRKVNNNIRHQITMYNKYQNVPQNEMKSITFEMVVGSGPVKNVPGFIEKKIKEQHCIRERCKEEMCHLKEDMTSVMNFYQKQINILSNLVEGCEVVEPYVVTHQLQAEIELLSFINDIKGTVPFQANTPLLNEKLGTSNMAKLDPMEKEDDESESPINLSELQHILTEFGSESEGSDNEDEA from the exons AGttggaagaaaatttaaattacaaaatcagaAGAGAGAAGCTGTCTTCAGATTGGCGATTAGTTGAAGAAAGGTTGTTTAAGTTGTCCATAACCCTCTATTCTCCTGAGCGACGTACTTGCTGTGTATGCTTTGAAGAAGTTGCCAACATAATTCGTTGTGGAGATTGTGGGCCAAATGTATATTACTGTCGTCAGTGCTGGGATAACTGTCATTCTTTTGTTTGGTATCATTTGCCAGACATATGGAtg ggtaacatgttttgcaaaatggtCACTCCGGTACGACTTTTGAAGAGATTTGATGGTCATGAATGTCAGTCAAGTTACACTCGACACCTTACAGTGGTTGATTACAaag gttttgaaaatgtggtttctgtacaattttgctaTTGTGAGAGTGAGCCTGAAACTCTGTTAAGATTAAATCTGTGGACCTGTTCGCCCAAAAAGCCTAAACTAGCAGTATCCATTGACCTATTGGAATACTTTCGAGCCTTGTGTCTCGAAAAACATCTTTCCACTGAAGGATTTTGCCATGCTCTTGAAAATAGATTTTTGCGAGTACCTGGATATACAGCAGGG gtaaagTCTTTGTCAAGAGTTTTGCTACAAGAAGTGGTTGAGGCATATAGACACCATGTCTATAAGCTGCAACATCTGCATGGTTTGGTCTCTTCTGATGATATAGATACGGGTACCCTGTGTCCAGCATGTGAAGGG AATCCTGAAGGTATGCGGACATATTGCttagatgcaaattttggtttgGTGAGAAGAATTTTGTCTGGGAGTAAAAGCTGTGATCCTCACCACaaacaatctttttttttaaaccaaaatgaAGTCGACAGCTTTGTAGACACCtatgatgaaaacaaatatggctCGGCT TCCAAAAATTGCAATGACTTTCAAGCAGGCAGCATCATTAGATCGAAATCTAAAAGCAGTAAACTGGCTATCAAAGGTGTATTTGgtgtttgttgtaaacatGAGTTTCCGACAAtgttttttgacttaaaacaTGGTGAAAG GCTAGCATATGCAGTTTTAGCTATTGAAAAACTTCTGGaaagaaacgaaaataaaataagagtTTTCTATGACATAGCTTGCAAACTGAAAGGTCATCTTCAG gtccgaaaaaactttgcaattcttaataaaataacatttgcaGTACCTGTTTTTCATTCATATGGCCATATTTTCTCTTGTCAG aaacaattCAACCCGAGGTTCCTGGACGGGTTTGGACTTACGGATGGTGAAACTGTGGAGCGATTATGGGCATACCTTCGTGGATTTAACAAAATCTCAAAAGAGATGAAACCGGAACATCGTACTGATTTGCTTACCGATGGCTTGATTCATTATGGGcgcaaaatcaaaaaaaatttgg GTTGTGCATTGATGAACAAGCTGAAGAGAGCTAGCTGCAAAATGGAATTGGCCAAGAGTGAATTAGAAGCTATGGCAGCTTCTTACCCTGGTG GAACATTAACACAACATCAATTAAAAGCAATAGCTCTGCAACCAGAGCCGTATTCTTCTGCAGAAATGGCATCTTTTTCTTGGGTAGAAGAATACTCACTTAAACTTCAAGAATACTATTGGTTGAA aGAAGAAGTTGAAGATTTGACCAAGGAAATAACGTCTGAAATACTTTCTGGAAAAGTTGACCAAATTGCTAA ACTTGACAGTCATCTTTCCAAAGTTGAAGTAGAAAACGGTATATTGATTCGTTGGGATGTAAAAGATGATATGatgcttaaatatttgtcaagtgctgtgaagaaaaaaagagcagaaattttggagaacatttataaattaaatatcgaaagaaaatttttatctacttTGATTCAAAAATACCCAG CTGGTCAAACAATTGTTCAACGACTAGTGCGAAGCATCAGGAAGGTTAACAACAACATTCGTCATCAGATTACTATGTATAATAAATACCAGAATGttccacaaaatgaaatgaaaagcaTAACTTTTGAAATGGTTGTCGGGTCTGGGCCAGTTAAAAACGTACctggttttattgaaaaaaaaatcaaggaaCAACATTGCATTCGGGAAAGGTGCAAAGAAGAAATGTGTCATTTAAAAGAAGATATGACAAGTGTGATGAACTTCtatcaaaagcaaataaacataCTGTCTAATCTTGTAGAAGGCTGTGAGGTTGTGGAACCATATGTGGTTACCCATCAGTTGCAAGCAGAGATCGAACTTCTTTCTTTCATAAATGACATTAAGGGCACAGTACCTTTTCAAGCGAATACACCTCTGCTCAATGAGAAGCTAGGCACTTCCAATATGGCAAAATTGGACCCAATGGagaaagaagatgatgaaagtgAATCACCAATAAATTTATCTGAGCTTCAACACATTTTAACTGAATTTGGCTCGGAAAGCGAAGGTTCAGATAACGAAGATGAAGCTTAA